The proteins below are encoded in one region of Rhododendron vialii isolate Sample 1 chromosome 7a, ASM3025357v1:
- the LOC131333150 gene encoding serine carboxypeptidase 1-like, with translation MKALQFICILFCFQHLAFFPIASTANQIDNLNKLITESRTSENPPNAEPWAKSGWAKVYSPVNVGNQLGTMEGDKIDFLPGQPEGVDFDQYAGYVTVNQTAGRALFYYFVESPNNSSTNPLVLWLNGGPGCSSLGYGAMEELGPFRVNSDGKTLYRNEYSWNNVANVIFLESPAGVGFSYSNTSSDYSTVGDKRTAEDSYVFLVNWLERFPQYKNRDFYIAGESYGGHYVPQLACTILSNNKITNQTVINLKGIAIGNAYVDDSTTLQGVYDYYWTHALNSDETHAGITQNCDFVNGNLTSLCIQYLHQGGEELGGIDHYDIYAPLCNSSAPKTPSPGSVNNFDPCTDNYVISYLNLPEVQKALHAKNTSWSPCSNVINQNWADSPSTVLPTIKQLIASGIRLWVYSGDVDGVIPVTSSRYAINTFKLPVTNAWRAWYSSRDEVGGYVVEYEGLVLTTVRGAGHEVPSYQPERALAMISSYLRGTLPPSS, from the exons ATGAAGGCACTGCAATTCATCTGCATACTCTTCTGTTTCCAACATTTAGCCTTCTTCCCCATAGCTAGCACTGCAAACCAGATTGATAACCTTAACAAGTTGATCACCGAATCCAGGACATCCGAAAATCCCCCGAATGCAGAGCCATGGGCTAAATCAGGATGGGCAAAAGTTTATTCTCCGGTGAATGTCGGGAATCAATTAGGGACGATGGAAGGTGACAAGATCGATTTTTTACCGGGACAACCTGAGGGAGTGGACTTCGATCAGTATGCAGGTTATGTGACGGTCAATCAAACGGCTGGAAGAGCACTTTTCTATTACTTTGTCGAGTCACCAAATAACTCCAGTACTAATCCACTTGTTCTGTGGCTCAATGGAG GCCCGGGTTGCTCATCCTTGGGATATGGAGCCATGGAGGAATTGGGACCCTTCAGAGTCAACAGCGACGGAAAAACACTCTACCGAAATGAGTACTCTTGGAACAATG TGGCAAACGTGATTTTCCTAGAATCCCCTGCTGGAGTGGGATTTTCATACTCAAACACATCCTCCGACTACAGTACCGTCGGCGACAAGAGGACGGCGGAAGACTCGTATGTCTTTCTTGTAAATTGGTTAGAGAGGTTTCCTCAATACAAGAATCGGGATTTTTATATTGCTGGAGAGAGCTACGGTGGACATTATGTGCCTCAACTTGCTTGCACCATCCTCTCAAATAACAAGATCACAAATCAAACAGTCATTAACCTCAAAGGCATTGCT ATTGGGAATGCTTATGTAGATGATAGTACAACTCTCCAGGGGGTTTATGACTATTACTGGACACATGCCTTGAACTCTGATGAAACCCATGCTGGTATAACCCAGAATTGTGACTTTGTTAATGGTAATCTTACAAGCCTGTGCATTCAATATCTACACCAAGGAGGTGAAGAGCTTGGAGGTATTGATCATTATGACATTTATGCCCCACTTTGCAATTCTTCAGCTCCAAAAACTCCTTCCCCTGGCTCT GTCAACAACTTCGATCCGTGCACCGATAATTATGTTATATCCTACTTGAATTTACCAGAAGTGCAAAAAGCTCTTCACGCCAAAAATACATCTTGGTCACCTTGCag TAATGTAATAAATCAGAATTGGGCAGATAGCCCATCAACCGTTCTACCGACAATCAAGCAGCTCATAGCTAGTGGCATTAGATTATGGGTATACAG CGGCGACGTGGACGGAGTGATCCCAGTAACATCCTCCCGGTACGCGATCAACACCTTTAAACTTCCAGTGACGAATGCGTGGCGAGCATGGTACTCTAGTAGGGATGAG GTTGGAGGATATGTGGTTGAGTACGAAGGGCTAGTACTAACTACAGTGAGGGGAGCTGGGCATGAAGTTCCAAGCTACCAACCAGAGAGAGCTCTAGCCATGATATCATCTTACCTTCGAGGCACACTTCCTCCTTCCTCTTAA